AAATAGAATCGTTTTACTGATGCTCTCTAGATTTTGCTAAGCTTAAACCCCATTCGAGTCAAAAGTTCGAGTAACAGTTTAAACCTACCAGAAAAAAATAATAATAGCCTTAAAACGACAGTTTAAGATTTTGTTTCAGAAGATTTATCTTTGGATGGCAAATTCATTTCCAAAATCGGATTGCTGGGCTGACTGATATCAATGTGGCTAAAACTTTTTGATTTCAATCTTTCGGGCAATGCTCTCAGTCGATCAAGCGTCTCTAACTGTGTGGTAAATAGTGATGGTTTGTATGTGCCACAATATACCAGACCAAGCTCTGTAGTCAAAATAAGATTTGATTCATCTCTAGCATCTACTTGCGAAATTTTGACCTGACTCTGGCTAATTTGGCGATAAAGGGTTGACCATTGACCAATCACCTTATCATTTGGCTCTAAGACTACGAGATTAGGTTTATTAATATTTGATGGATAAGCTTTAGCAGATACCCATATGCCTTCAGTGTCAAGAAACCCTTTTTGACCTTTGCGTGTAGATTTAGCGATCGGCAAACGTTCTTGGACTTGAACAGTCAACTTGGACGGGAAAATGGTGCGCGAAACTAAAACCTTAGAAACTGGGGCATTTGCTTCTAATTGGGTAGCGATCAATTGAGGTTGAATTTGAAAAATCGACTGTGGATATTGAATAGCTAGAGATTTTTTGATGGTTTCCTTGGAAAGCAGATTGTTCCCCTCAATCTCAATTTGGTTAGCACTACGTAACTGCCACTCTGGGAGCATAGCTATCCAGAGCATCGCGCCAGTAAGTCCTGTGATGAATGTTAACTGCCAAATGCGTTGAAAGATGCGAAGGCGGCGTTGTTTCCGCAGTTGTTTGCGGCGAGCCACATAGTCTGCCTCTCCAGTGGAGATAGGGAATTCAACCGTCATCTTTGCTCCTACTAGTTCATAGTGCTAGGAGTCAGATGATGGGCTACTAGCAAATTGTCGTTCCAGCATAGCAATGATTTCTTCCCGTCGGGTGGAAATCATTAAGGGATCATTAGATTTAGGGCGTAAAAACATTACTTGTTCTTTACGCTTGTAGTTTGATGTTTGTTGTTTATCCATTAATGAATGGATAGCCTTAATAAAAAATATACCTGCACTTATTACTAAGAGTATAGACACTGAGATGTAGATAACCGCTGCGATCGCCATATCTGTAAAGGTTGATTAAAAAGTGCTGATATCACAATAGATGAGCAAATCGGGTTTTTCAACTAGAGTTACAAAAATGTATAGATTTGCTTTGCAAACCTTCATAAATACAAGGTTAGGTACGGAGAACGCGACAAGCTCAAGGGCTTTGATATTGCTATTGGTTCTGTATAATCAGGCTTGATTAACACTCAGTAACATTTGAGTAGCTAGGCACAATTAAATATAAAGCTCCAAAATCCGTACCGCCCGCTGCGCGGGCGGTACGGATTTTGACCCTGGTTTTTTAATTATGCCGAGTTACTTAGCAATACATTTAGTAATAATTAGGAGCTTTGCGCGATATGCAAGAGCAGGGAACGATCAGCATTCATACCGAGAATATCTTTCCCATTATCAAGAAGGCTTTATATTCAGAGCGAGATATCTTCTTGCGGGAATTGATCTCTAATGCCGTAGATGCCATCAGCAAACTTAAGATGGTTTCCTATGCAGGTGAAACAAATCACTCCGCCGATCCTGAAATTGTTGTGACGATTGATAAGGAGAAAAAAACTCTAGCGATCGCAGATACTGGTATCGGCATGACAGCGGATGAAGTAAAGAAATATATTAACCAAGTTGCATTTTCTAGTGCCCAAGAATTTGCTACTAAATACGCGAGTAGCGGCACTGGCGATCAACAAATCATCGGTAATTTTGGTTTAGGCTTTTATTCGTCATTTATGGTGGCGAGCAATGTTGAGATTGATACCTTTTCCTACAAAGAAGGTGCAGAGGCAGTTCATTGGTCTTGTGATGGCTCAACGACTTTTACACTTGATGATAGCGATCGCACCAATGTTGGTACGACGATCACCTTAACATTGCAAGAGGATGCTGAAGAATATCTAGAAGAAGCATCGATCAAGCGGATGATTCGCAACTATTGTGACTTCATGCCTGTGCCGATCAAGCTCAATGATGAAGTCATCAATAAACAAACTGCGTTATGGGATAAATCTCCCAAATCAGTCACCAAAGACGAATATTTAGAATTCTATCGTTATCTCTATCCTTACCAAGATGATCCTTTGTTTTGGATTCATCTGAACACAGATTATCCTTTTGTGATTAAGGGGATTCTTTATTTTCCGAAGATGAAGGCGGATATTGACCCAAATCGCGGACAGATCAAACTTTTCTGCAATCACGTTTTTGTTAGTGACAATTGCGATGATGTGATCCCTAAGTTCTTGATGCCTTTGCGTGGGGCAATCGACAGCACCGATATTCCTTTGAACGTATCACGTAGCTTCTTGCAAGGTGATCCCAAAGTTCGTAAGATTCAAGATTTTATTGCTAAGAAAGTAGGCGATCGCCTAACTGCCCTTTACAGCGATTCCCGTGAAGAATTTCTGAAGTGCTGGCAAGATATCAGTATCTTCATGAAGTTTGGCTCAATGAATAGCGACAAGTTTTATCAGCAAGTCAAGGAGATCTTGGTGTATGCCACCACTAGTGAATCTGATGAAGTCAAGAGCGAAAGCGGTAACTATACAACCTTGCAAGCTTATCTAGAGCGCAACAAAGCTGAGCATGAAAACCAAGTGTTCTACACTTCTGATCCGATCGCTCAAGGTACTTATGTGGAATTGCATAAAAACCAAGGCTTAGAAGTGCTCACATTTGATGCGTTTATTGATAGTCACTTCATTAATTTCCTTGAGCGCGAATTTAAAGATATTAAATTTTCCCGTGTTGATGCCGAAATTGACGATCGCCTAGTTGATAAGGGAGCGAACACAGAAATTGTCGATCCAAAAACCAATAAAACCAAGAGCGATCATCTCCAAGATATTTTCCGTGCAGCGCTGAATAAGCCCAAATTGGTAATTCGCACTGAGGCGATTAAAACTGAAGATGTGTCCTCTGCCCCACCTGCAATCATTCTGCTGCCCGAATCAGCGCGACGGATGCAGGAAATGATGGCATTGATGCAGCAAGGTACGGTGAGCTTCCCTGAAGATCATGTGTTACTTGTAAATACGACGCACCCGCTCATGGAGAAGTTGATTGAGCTTGATAGTAGTCAAATTTTGGCTGGTGGCAAATCAGAATCATTGGATCTAGCTAACTTGATATGTACACATGTCTATGACTTGGCACTGATGGCGCAGAAGAGCTTTGATGCTGACAGCATGAAGGGCTTCTTGCAGCGTTCTAATCAATTGCTAACTAAGTTGACTAGCAAAATTTAAACTATAAATTGCGGCGTTCCGCGCCGCAATTTATATAAAAAAGAGGGCGCAAAGCGCCCTCTTTTTTTAATTTATGGGATTTAAAACAACAATTGGTTGTAACCCAGCTTCAATAACTTCGCTAACGCCTAAAAACTTTTGATCGCGATCGCACATTCTTACGTACTGTGAAAGGATATTCTCACCTTCGGTAAGAACATCCTTTATTGCAATCACCTGTCCCATACACCAACGTTTTGTCGCATCTTCATCAAGAGACATCATTGGCAAGAAATGCAAACCATGATCGGGAGCAAGAACTTCAAAACTCCGCGATCTCAATAGATCCGCAATTTGCTCAAAAGTCAAACTAGAATTTAAATCAAACCCATTACTATAAGTACGTCTAAGTCCTGACAACGTCGCGCCACATCCCAGCTTTTCCCCTAAATCTCTGGCGATCGACCGAATATATGTACCTGACCCGCAGGCGATCGCTACATCTAATTCTGGATAGCTCCCCGTTGTCCAACTTAAAACCCGAATTTCGGTAATTTCCACAGAGCGGATCGGAATATCAGATTCGACAATCTCGCCCCTACGAGCAAGATCGTAAAGACGTTTACCATTAACTTGAATAGCGCTAAAGGCTGGCGGACGTTGAGTAATTTTGCCTTGAAATAAAGGTAATAATTTCTCAATGTCCTCAAGTTTTATATCTGGGCAAGGGCGATCGCTTAAAATTGCACCAGTAACATCATCGGTATTAGTTACCACCCCAAACCTAATCTTTGCCTCGTAAGCTTTCCCTTCTGGTAAAAATCTTAAAAGCCTTGTGGCATTACCAACTGCGATCGGTAAAACCCCTGTAGCCATTGGATCAAGCGTACCGCCATGACCAATTTTCTTTTGCTTAAGCAGTTTTCGTAATTTACTTATGCAGTCATGAGCCGTAATAAATGGCGGCTTATCGATACTAATAAATCCATTGAACATAAAAATTGCAAAAACTATGACAATTTTTAATTAAACCCTAGAAAGTAGAAATGAGGAGGCATATCGTTCATCCTGTCTATGGTTGATGCACAAAGTACTTCAAGATTGGTTTCATAATGAGAATTGCTGTTTATTCTTGTGACAGTGACAATTTAGCTCATGCTTATGATACTTTAGAGGTTTGCTTATCACCACAGGAGACAAAATGAAACGAAAGCAAGGAAAATCTGTCATAAAATATAGATAGTAGATAAAAGAAAAATTTCTTTGAAGTTGTATATGTCTTGAAAATACTCTAGACCACTACACCTTATTCATGCCTATCGTTAGCTTTCAATACTTTATGTTTTTGCCTTCACCATTTGTGATATGGGGTGAGATAAGTTGGCTCGATTAGTATTCGGAGATATTCATGGTCAGTTTGATGGCTTAATGAAGTTAATTGACTTCATTAAGTGCGGTTCTAGTGACAAATTATTCTTTTTGGGCGACTTGATCGATCGCGGCGATCGCAGTGCCGATGTTGTGAAATGGATCATTGAAAATGGTCACACTTGTCTCAAGGGAAACCATGAACAAATGTGTCTTGATGCCTTTAGCAGTAATGAAGGATCATTGATCTGGAAAGGATGGTTACTCAATGGTGGAGCCAATACCTTGGCGAGCTATGGAGAAGACAGTTTGCCAGAAGCACATTTAGAGTGGATGCAGCAATTACCGCTGTATGTGGATTTAGGGGATGTGTGGCTAGTTCATGCAGGCTTAAATCCTAATTTACCGCTCGAATTACAGGGTGCTGCGGAATTTTGTTGGATTCGGGAAGAGTTTCATAGTGCCACAGAGCCTTTTTTTGAAGACAAAATTATTATTACTGGACATACGATCACCTTTGTCTTTCCTGGGGTAAAGCCCGGAAATTTGGTATTGGGTAAGGGCTGGCTCGATATTGACACTGGTGGATACCACCCTAAGAGTGGTTGGTTGTCAGCTTTAGATGTCGATTCGGCAACAGTTTATCAATGCAATACTTTTACTAATGAGTTAAGGGTTAATTCACTATCAGATATCACAACTGTGATTGAACCAATGCCGACGCGATCGCAAAGGCTAGAAATTGGCAAGACCAACACCCCAAAACGCCGCTGGTCTTGGGTATAAAAAAGAGGCGGCACTCAGTGCCGCCTCTTTTTTAAGTTTTTTGGGAATTGGTATTTAGGGAGATAATAAAACCTGATATAAATCAGGGCGGCGATCTCGAAAAAATCCAAAGGATGCCCGATTAAGTCGTACTTGATCGAGATCAAAACTGGCTAAAATCACGCCTTCTTCGGTGTCATTCAACTCTGCAACCTTATCGCCGCGATGGTCGGCAATAAAGGAATGACCATAAAAAGTTTGATTTCCCTCTAAGCCGATCCGATTTGCTGCCGCCACAGGGATCACATTACTAACAGCATGACCAATCATGGCGCGTTGCCAAGGATCTTTAGTATTTAGATTTGGCTCTTCTGGCTCAGTGCCGATCGCCGTTGGGTATAACAAAATCTCTGCACCCATCAATACCATTGCTCTTGCACATTCAGGAAACCACTGATCCCAACATATGCCTACGCCAATTTTGCCGAAAGCGGTGTCCCAAACTTTGAAACCCGTATCGCCGCCACGAAAATAAAACTTTTCCTCATAGCCAGGCCCGTCGGGAATATGGCTTTTGCGATAGACTCCCAACAATGAACCGTCAGCATCAACCATGGCAAGACTGTTGTAGTAGACCTGTCCTGATTTCTCAAAAAATGAAACAGGAATTACCACATTTAATTCTTGAGCCAGCTTTTGAAAATGCGCGATCGTCGGATGATTTTCCACAGGTTGCGCCCAATCAAAAAAGCGATCGCGCTCTTCTCGACAAAAATAGGGGCTTTCAAATAATTCTGGTGGCAAAATCACCTGTGCACCTTGATGGGCTGCTTTGCTCACTAAGTCGGAGATTTTAGCAACATTAGTAGCTACATCAGCATTTAGGGATGCCT
The Pseudanabaena sp. BC1403 DNA segment above includes these coding regions:
- a CDS encoding cell division protein FtsQ/DivIB produces the protein MTVEFPISTGEADYVARRKQLRKQRRLRIFQRIWQLTFITGLTGAMLWIAMLPEWQLRSANQIEIEGNNLLSKETIKKSLAIQYPQSIFQIQPQLIATQLEANAPVSKVLVSRTIFPSKLTVQVQERLPIAKSTRKGQKGFLDTEGIWVSAKAYPSNINKPNLVVLEPNDKVIGQWSTLYRQISQSQVKISQVDARDESNLILTTELGLVYCGTYKPSLFTTQLETLDRLRALPERLKSKSFSHIDISQPSNPILEMNLPSKDKSSETKS
- the htpG gene encoding molecular chaperone HtpG yields the protein MQEQGTISIHTENIFPIIKKALYSERDIFLRELISNAVDAISKLKMVSYAGETNHSADPEIVVTIDKEKKTLAIADTGIGMTADEVKKYINQVAFSSAQEFATKYASSGTGDQQIIGNFGLGFYSSFMVASNVEIDTFSYKEGAEAVHWSCDGSTTFTLDDSDRTNVGTTITLTLQEDAEEYLEEASIKRMIRNYCDFMPVPIKLNDEVINKQTALWDKSPKSVTKDEYLEFYRYLYPYQDDPLFWIHLNTDYPFVIKGILYFPKMKADIDPNRGQIKLFCNHVFVSDNCDDVIPKFLMPLRGAIDSTDIPLNVSRSFLQGDPKVRKIQDFIAKKVGDRLTALYSDSREEFLKCWQDISIFMKFGSMNSDKFYQQVKEILVYATTSESDEVKSESGNYTTLQAYLERNKAEHENQVFYTSDPIAQGTYVELHKNQGLEVLTFDAFIDSHFINFLEREFKDIKFSRVDAEIDDRLVDKGANTEIVDPKTNKTKSDHLQDIFRAALNKPKLVIRTEAIKTEDVSSAPPAIILLPESARRMQEMMALMQQGTVSFPEDHVLLVNTTHPLMEKLIELDSSQILAGGKSESLDLANLICTHVYDLALMAQKSFDADSMKGFLQRSNQLLTKLTSKI
- the truB gene encoding tRNA pseudouridine(55) synthase TruB → MFNGFISIDKPPFITAHDCISKLRKLLKQKKIGHGGTLDPMATGVLPIAVGNATRLLRFLPEGKAYEAKIRFGVVTNTDDVTGAILSDRPCPDIKLEDIEKLLPLFQGKITQRPPAFSAIQVNGKRLYDLARRGEIVESDIPIRSVEITEIRVLSWTTGSYPELDVAIACGSGTYIRSIARDLGEKLGCGATLSGLRRTYSNGFDLNSSLTFEQIADLLRSRSFEVLAPDHGLHFLPMMSLDEDATKRWCMGQVIAIKDVLTEGENILSQYVRMCDRDQKFLGVSEVIEAGLQPIVVLNPIN
- a CDS encoding metallophosphoesterase family protein, whose protein sequence is MARLVFGDIHGQFDGLMKLIDFIKCGSSDKLFFLGDLIDRGDRSADVVKWIIENGHTCLKGNHEQMCLDAFSSNEGSLIWKGWLLNGGANTLASYGEDSLPEAHLEWMQQLPLYVDLGDVWLVHAGLNPNLPLELQGAAEFCWIREEFHSATEPFFEDKIIITGHTITFVFPGVKPGNLVLGKGWLDIDTGGYHPKSGWLSALDVDSATVYQCNTFTNELRVNSLSDITTVIEPMPTRSQRLEIGKTNTPKRRWSWV
- the aguB gene encoding N-carbamoylputrescine amidase encodes the protein MSSPKNVTIAVIQASLNADVATNVAKISDLVSKAAHQGAQVILPPELFESPYFCREERDRFFDWAQPVENHPTIAHFQKLAQELNVVIPVSFFEKSGQVYYNSLAMVDADGSLLGVYRKSHIPDGPGYEEKFYFRGGDTGFKVWDTAFGKIGVGICWDQWFPECARAMVLMGAEILLYPTAIGTEPEEPNLNTKDPWQRAMIGHAVSNVIPVAAANRIGLEGNQTFYGHSFIADHRGDKVAELNDTEEGVILASFDLDQVRLNRASFGFFRDRRPDLYQVLLSP